The Osmerus eperlanus chromosome 15, fOsmEpe2.1, whole genome shotgun sequence genome includes a window with the following:
- the rpl21 gene encoding 60S ribosomal protein L21, which produces MTNTRGKRRGTRYMFSRQFRKHGPIPLSTYMRIYRKGDIVDIKGTGTIQKGMPHKCYHGKTGRVYNVTQHAVGIIVNKQVKGKILAKRINVRIEHVKHSKSRDSFLQRVKENEKRKMEAKQAGTWVELKRQPEAPRDAHFVSTKNNEPQLLEPIPYEFMA; this is translated from the exons ATGACGAACACCAGAGGCAAGAGGAGGGGGACGAGGTACATGTTCAGCAGGCAATTCCGCAAGCATG GCCCAATTCCGCTGTCCACGTACATGCGCATTTACAGGAAGGGTGATATTGTCGATATCAAG GGAACAGGAACGATCCAGAAAGGAATGCCCCATAAGTGTTACCATGGCAAGACAGGCAGGGTCTACAATGTAACCCAACATGCTGTGGGCATCATTGTAAACAAGCAGGTTAA GGGCAAGATCCTGGCCAAGAGGATCAATGTGCGCATTGAGCATGTGAAGCACTCTAAGAGCAGGGACAGCTTCCTGCAGCGCGTCAAGGAGAACgagaagaggaagatggaggccaAGCAGGCGGGAACATGGGTTGAGCTGAAACGCCAG cctgagGCTCCCCGTGACGCCCACTTCGTCAGCACCAAGAACAACGAGCCCCAGCTCCTGGAGCCCATCCCCTACGAGTTCATGGCTTAG
- the gpr12 gene encoding G-protein coupled receptor 12, producing the protein MSDEPPVTPSWLTPDPTGWASSGGGPLENTTMGTFSPADSLPPSQLPLLVNPWDIVLCSSGTLIACENALVVLVIWQNSALRAPMFLLIGSLALADLLAGLGLVLHFTCAYLLQSDSAQLLTVGLVVASFSASVFSLLAITIDRYLSLYYALTYNSERTAAFTYTMLVLLWGLSLCLGLLPVTGVNCLDEESTCSVVRPLTKNNVAVLSVSFLFLFGLMLQLYVQICKIVMRHAHQIALQHHFLAATPHYVTTRKGVSTLAIILGTFAACWMPFTVYSLIADYTYPPLYTYATLVPATYNSVINPVIYAFRNQEIQKALWLVCCGCVPASVAHRTRTPSDV; encoded by the coding sequence ATGAGTGACGAGCCGCCAGTCACACCCAGCTGGCTAACCCCTGACCCCACGGGGTGGGCTAGCAGTGGTGGGGGGCCACTGGAAAACACAACCATGGGGACATTCTCACCAGcagactccctcccccccagccagctCCCCCTCCTGGTCAACCCCTGGGACATCGTGCTGTGCTCCTCGGGGACGCTCATCGCCTGCGAGAACgccctggtggtgctggtgatCTGGCAGAACTCTGCCCTGCGAGCGCCCATGTTCCTGCTGATCGGCAGCCTGGCCCTGGCAGACCTGCTGGCcgggctggggctggtgcttCACTTCACCTGTGCCTACCTGCTGCAGTCCGACTCGGCCCAGCTGCTCACCGTGGGCCTGGTGGTGGCCTCCTTCTCCGCCTCCGTCTTCAGCCTGCTGGCCATCACCATCGACCGCTACCTGTCTCTGTACTACGCTCTCACCTACAACTCGGAGCGCACGGCTGCGTTCACCTACACCAtgctggtgctgctgtgggGGTTGTCCCTCTGCCTGGGCCTGCTGCCCGTCACCGGGGTCAACTGTCTGGACGAGGAGTCCACCTGTAGCGTGGTGAGACCGCTGACCAAGAACAATGTGGCGGTGCTCTCCGtctccttcctgttcctgttcggCCTCATGCTGCAGCTGTACGTGCAGATCTGCAAGATCGTCATGCGTCACGCCCACCAGATCGCCCTGCAGCACCACTTCCTGGCGGCCACGCCCCACTACGTCACCACCAGGAAGGGCGTGTCCACGCTGGCCATCATCCTGGGCACCTTCGCCGCCTGCTGGATGCCCTTCACGGTGTACTCGCTCATCGCAGACTACACCTACCCGCCGCTCTACACCTACGCCACCCTGGTGCCTGCCACCTACAACTCCGTCATCAACCCCGTCATCTACGCCTTCCGGAACCAGGAGATCCAGAAGGCCCTGTGGCTGGTGTGCTGCGGGTGTGTGCCAGCCAGCGTGGCCCACCGGACACGGACCCCCAGTGATGTCTGA
- the usp12a gene encoding ubiquitin carboxyl-terminal hydrolase 12A, whose protein sequence is MEILMTVSKFASFCTMGANASALEKEIGSEQFPVNEHYFGLVNFGNTCYCNSVLQALYFCRPFREKILAYRSQPRRKENLLSCLADLFHSIANQKRKVGVIPPKKFITRLRKENELFDNYMQQDAHEFLNYLLNTIADLLQEERKQDKQNGRLANGTLDSQNNNSNAAPAPTWVHEIFQGTLTNETRCLTCETISSKDEDFLDLSVDVEQNTSITHCLRGFSNTETLCSEYKYYCEECRSKQEAHKRMRVKKLPMILALHLKRFKYMEQLQRYTKLSYRVVFPLELRLFNTSGDATNPERLYDLVAVVVHCGSGPNRGHYIAIVKSHDFWLLFDDDIVEKIDAQAIEEFYGLTSEISKNSESGYILFYQSRD, encoded by the exons ATGGAAATCCTAATGACAGTTTCCAAATTTGCCTCTTTTTGTACCATG GGCGCCAATGCCTCCGCTCTGGAGAAAGAGATTGGCTCAGAGCAGTTTCCAGTCAATGAGCACTACTTCGGATTGGTCAAT TTTGGCAACACCTGTTACTGTAACTCGGTGCTCCAAGCCCTGTACTTCTGCCGTCCATTCCGGGAGAAGATCCTGGCGTACCGCAGCCAACCGCGGCGTAAGGAGAACCTGCTCTCCTGCCTGGCGGACCTGTTTCACAGCATTGCCAACCAGAAGAGGAAGGTGGGGGTCATCCCTCCGAAGAAGTTCATTACACGACTACGCAAGGAGAACG agcTGTTTGATAACTACATGCAGCAGGATGCCCATGAGTTCCTGAACTACCTGCTGAACACCATCGCTGACctgctgcaggaggagaggaagcaggataAGCAGAACGGTCGCCTTGCCAACGGAACGCTGGACTCCcagaacaacaacagcaacgcCGCGCCCGCCCCAACCTGGGTCCACGAGATCTTCCAAGGCACGCTGACCAATGAGACGCGTTGCCTCACTTGCGAAACA ATTAGCAGCAAAGACGAGGACTTTTTGGACCTGTCAGTGGATGTGGAACAGaacacctccatcacacactgccttag AGGTTTCAGTAACACGGAGACCCTCTGCAGTGAGTATAAGTACTACTGTGAAGAATGTAGAAGCAAACAGGAGGCTCACAAAAG GATGAGAGTGAAGAAGCTGCCTATGATCCTGGCCCTGCATCTCAAGCGCTTCAAGTATATGGAGCAGCTGCAGCGCTACACCAAACTGTCCTATCGTGTCGTCTTCCCGCTAGAGCTCCGcctcttcaacacctccggagACGCCACCAATCCAGAGAGGCTGTACGACCTTGTCGCAGtcgtggtgcactgtgggag cggTCCAAACCGAGGGCACTACATCGCCATTGTAAAGAGTCACGACTTTTGGCTGCTGTTTGACGATGACATCGTAGAG AAAATCGATGCTCAAGCCATAGAGGAGTTCTACGGGCTGACCTCTGAGATCTCCAAGAACTCAGAGTCTGGATACATCCTCTTCTACCAGTCCAGAGACtga
- the wasf3b gene encoding wiskott-Aldrich syndrome protein family member 3b isoform X2 has protein sequence MPLVKRNIAPRHLCRGELPDGIDSELECVMNNTLSSIIRQLSSLSKHAEDIFGELFNEANTFYIRANSLQDRIDRLAVKVTQLDSTVEEVSLQDINMRKAFKSSTTQDQQVVSKSSVPVPVKEMYNLSDKPPPLNILSSYFFDLWKETMLQDTEDKRKEKRKQKEQKRCVDGTLQREVKKVRKARNRRQEWNMMALDKELRPDNRLCHTIHRGASSERTLSPNSRGHGLEHMDLHYPSAMNHAGHAHTYSGPPPSVLAAQMALGHATLGGEHDYRAAAMAYRGGTLGRPHQAPPPPPPTENMNGSMSLPPVDYSMMEGYGHSGAPPPPPGPLIPSAQTAFATPPGGLLPPAGPMGAAGGYAPPPPPLSGSLAAPPPPVLPPPPSGSSHSATPKMSSVAADTTPVNDARSDLLAAIRMGIQLKKVQEQQEQQAKREPVGNDVATILSRRIAVEYSDSEDDSELEDNDWSD, from the exons ATGCCGCTGGTGAAGAGAAACATCGCCCCCCGGCACCTCTGTCGAGGGGAGCTACCCGACGGCATCGACAGCGAGCTGGAGTGTGTGATGAACAACACACTCTCCTCCATCATCCGTCAGCTGAGCAGTCTAA GTAAACATGCAGAGGACATATTTGGGGAGCTGTTCAACGAGGCCAACACCTTCTACATACGAGCCAACTCACTGCAGGACCGCATCGACCGCCTGGCCGTCAAAGTCACTCAGCTAGACTCAACTGTGGAGGAAG TCTCTCTGCAGGACATCAACATGAGGAAGGCGTTCAAAAGCTCGACCACGCAGGACCAGCAGGTGGTGTCCAAGAGCAGTGTGCCTGTCCCTGTCAAAGAGATGTACAACCTGAGTGACAAACCTCCGCCCCTCAACATCCTGTCCTcctac TTCTTCGACCTCTGGAAGGAGACGATGCTGCAGGACACGGAGgacaagaggaaggagaagaggaagcagAAG gAGCAGAAGCGCTGTGTGGACGGCACCCtgcagagggaggtgaagaaggtGAGGAAGGCCAGGAACCGTCGGCAGGAGTGGAACATGATGGCGCTGGATAAGGAGCTGAGGCCCGACAATCGCCTCTGCCACACCATCCACCGAGGAGCCTCGTCCGAGCGCACGCTGTCCCCAAATAGCAG ggGTCATGGCCTTGAACATATGGATCTCCACTACCCCAGTGCCATGAACCATGCAGGCCATGCCCACACCTACTCTGGCCCCCCTCCGAGCGTCCTGGCTGCCCAGATGGCTCTGGGACACGCCACCCTGGGGGGTGAACACGACTACAGAGCTGCAGCCATGGCCTACAGGGGTGGGACCCTGGGACGGCCTcaccaggccccgccccctcctcctcccactgagAACATGAACGGctccatgtctctccctcctgtggactacag TATGATGGAGGGTTATGGACACTctggagcccctccccctccccctggccctctCATCCCATCTGCTCAAACTGCCTTTGCCACGCCCCCTGGGGGTCTACTTCCACCTGCAGGCCCAATGGGTGCAGCTGGAGGTtatgccccgccccccccacccctctccggATCCCTGgcggccccccctcctccagtccttccaccccctccttctgGCTCCTCCCACTCTGCCACGCCCAAGATGTCCTCTGTGGCCGCTGACACCACACCAGTCAATGATGCTCGTAGTGACCTACTGGCAGCCATACGCATGG GGATCCAGTTGAAGAAGGTTCAAGAGCAGCAGGAACAACAGGCGAAGAGGGAGCCGGTTGGAAATGATGTGGCCACCATCTTGTCTCGACGCATAGCTGTGGAATATTCCGACTCTGAAGACGACTCTGAACTGGAAGACAACGACTGGTCCGACTAA
- the gtf3ab gene encoding general transcription factor IIIA, b — translation MGERLQSQRKFACSFVNCESTFSKSWKLQAHLCKHTGLKPFSCETCEKSFCTRYQLTRHQLSHSGEKPFKCLVEGCSEAFTTHASMKNHMTRIHQHQEKRFKCDHLGCGKDFKKKYQLSTHKCEHSQLLPFHCNAEGCKREFPTSRKLRCHEKVHRGYPCEVEGCLFQGKTWTDYQKHRKEHRVRLQCDGCRKKFWEAWFLHLHKLWIHSGEKSLFRCSKQGCERTFTTRFNLDSHVTGEHEHKKDFRCSHPGCGKSFVMKESLRRHGVMHDPEKKKLVKQKSQPQKMSTAKKPSESVTRSTQALTSGLASRLRNASLGDCTP, via the exons ATGGGAGAAAGGTTACAAAGCCAGAGAAAATTTGCATGTTCATTTGTAAATTGTGAGAGCACATTTAGTAAGTCCTGGAAATTACAGGCCCATCTTTGCAAGCACACTGGTCTG AAACCATTCTCTTGCGAGACATGTGAAAAGAGTTTCTGTACCCGCTACCAACTCACTAGACATCAGCTGAGCCACAGTGGAGAGAAGCCGTTCAA GTGCTTGGTAGAAGGATGCAGTGAGGCCTTTACCACTCATGCCAGCATGAAAAACCACATGACTCGGATTCACCAGCACCAGGAAAAACGCTTCAAG TGTGACCATCTGGGCTGTGGGAAGGATTTCAAAAAGAAATATCAACTGAGCACCCACAAGTGTGAACACTCCCAGCTTCTGCCTTTTCA CTGCAACGCGGAGGGCTGTAAGAGAGAGTTTCCTACTTCACGAAAGCTACGGTGCCACGAGAAGGTTCACAGAG GTTACCCTTGTGAGGTGGAGGGCTGTCTCTTCCAGGGGAAAACCTGGACTGACTATCAGAAACACAGAAAGGAACACAGGG TCCGACTGCAGTGTGATGGCTGTCGTAAAAAGTTCTGGGAGGCTTGGTTTTTGCACCTGCACAAGCTGTGGATCCACTCGGGGGAAAAAAGTCTGTTCCGGTGCTCCAAGCAGGGCTGTGAGAGAACCTTCACCACACGCTTCAACCTGGACAGCCACGTGACGGGAGAGCACGAGCACAAGAAGGACTTCCGCTGTAGCCATCCAGGATGTGGCAAAAGCTTTGTGATGAAG GAGAGCTTGAGGCGACATGGTGTGATGCATGATCCTGAAAAGAAAAAGTTGGTGAAGCAG AAATCACAGCCTCAAAAGATGTCCACCGCCAAGAAGCCTAGCGAGTCAGTGACGAGGTCAACACAGGCACTAACCAGTGGACTAGCTAGCAGGCTACGCAATGCCAGTCTGGGAGACTGCACTCCATGA
- the wasf3b gene encoding wiskott-Aldrich syndrome protein family member 3b isoform X1 has product MPLVKRNIAPRHLCRGELPDGIDSELECVMNNTLSSIIRQLSSLSKHAEDIFGELFNEANTFYIRANSLQDRIDRLAVKVTQLDSTVEEVSLQDINMRKAFKSSTTQDQQVVSKSSVPVPVKEMYNLSDKPPPLNILSSYRDDHKEGLKFYTDPSYFFDLWKETMLQDTEDKRKEKRKQKEQKRCVDGTLQREVKKVRKARNRRQEWNMMALDKELRPDNRLCHTIHRGASSERTLSPNSRGHGLEHMDLHYPSAMNHAGHAHTYSGPPPSVLAAQMALGHATLGGEHDYRAAAMAYRGGTLGRPHQAPPPPPPTENMNGSMSLPPVDYSMMEGYGHSGAPPPPPGPLIPSAQTAFATPPGGLLPPAGPMGAAGGYAPPPPPLSGSLAAPPPPVLPPPPSGSSHSATPKMSSVAADTTPVNDARSDLLAAIRMGIQLKKVQEQQEQQAKREPVGNDVATILSRRIAVEYSDSEDDSELEDNDWSD; this is encoded by the exons ATGCCGCTGGTGAAGAGAAACATCGCCCCCCGGCACCTCTGTCGAGGGGAGCTACCCGACGGCATCGACAGCGAGCTGGAGTGTGTGATGAACAACACACTCTCCTCCATCATCCGTCAGCTGAGCAGTCTAA GTAAACATGCAGAGGACATATTTGGGGAGCTGTTCAACGAGGCCAACACCTTCTACATACGAGCCAACTCACTGCAGGACCGCATCGACCGCCTGGCCGTCAAAGTCACTCAGCTAGACTCAACTGTGGAGGAAG TCTCTCTGCAGGACATCAACATGAGGAAGGCGTTCAAAAGCTCGACCACGCAGGACCAGCAGGTGGTGTCCAAGAGCAGTGTGCCTGTCCCTGTCAAAGAGATGTACAACCTGAGTGACAAACCTCCGCCCCTCAACATCCTGTCCTcctacag GGACGACCATAAGGAGGGGCTGAAGTTCTACACAGACCCCTCCTACTTCTTCGACCTCTGGAAGGAGACGATGCTGCAGGACACGGAGgacaagaggaaggagaagaggaagcagAAG gAGCAGAAGCGCTGTGTGGACGGCACCCtgcagagggaggtgaagaaggtGAGGAAGGCCAGGAACCGTCGGCAGGAGTGGAACATGATGGCGCTGGATAAGGAGCTGAGGCCCGACAATCGCCTCTGCCACACCATCCACCGAGGAGCCTCGTCCGAGCGCACGCTGTCCCCAAATAGCAG ggGTCATGGCCTTGAACATATGGATCTCCACTACCCCAGTGCCATGAACCATGCAGGCCATGCCCACACCTACTCTGGCCCCCCTCCGAGCGTCCTGGCTGCCCAGATGGCTCTGGGACACGCCACCCTGGGGGGTGAACACGACTACAGAGCTGCAGCCATGGCCTACAGGGGTGGGACCCTGGGACGGCCTcaccaggccccgccccctcctcctcccactgagAACATGAACGGctccatgtctctccctcctgtggactacag TATGATGGAGGGTTATGGACACTctggagcccctccccctccccctggccctctCATCCCATCTGCTCAAACTGCCTTTGCCACGCCCCCTGGGGGTCTACTTCCACCTGCAGGCCCAATGGGTGCAGCTGGAGGTtatgccccgccccccccacccctctccggATCCCTGgcggccccccctcctccagtccttccaccccctccttctgGCTCCTCCCACTCTGCCACGCCCAAGATGTCCTCTGTGGCCGCTGACACCACACCAGTCAATGATGCTCGTAGTGACCTACTGGCAGCCATACGCATGG GGATCCAGTTGAAGAAGGTTCAAGAGCAGCAGGAACAACAGGCGAAGAGGGAGCCGGTTGGAAATGATGTGGCCACCATCTTGTCTCGACGCATAGCTGTGGAATATTCCGACTCTGAAGACGACTCTGAACTGGAAGACAACGACTGGTCCGACTAA